One genomic region from Spodoptera frugiperda isolate SF20-4 chromosome 21, AGI-APGP_CSIRO_Sfru_2.0, whole genome shotgun sequence encodes:
- the LOC118280313 gene encoding CUE domain-containing protein 2 isoform X1: MSAIAQQKVLVKEGLFQFITKHIPSADINVIDDIVLTYVISILEEASQDPCFDVEGFIEMMSAYVPQFGHIDAGLVCTWVLELEAELNQRDDTDSLSNNDDSASSDRLSLTLQNLSEMLPPMTKNSSSRSHSNSESSESVEGNRRPLLEEDVHAEQCKALAEMFPNTCAMEIKHCVSIGHGDVERAAATLLHRREQGQSLSAAALHSAARTPLCDDSELKNRIIARYSYVDKNADQKEHKPLAPKIEPKKMVRYRDNKIVSLKGERYTEVPKSGVDEENLKKPKKHHCP, translated from the exons ATGAGTGCTATAGCGCAACAAAAAGTCCTCGTCAAGGAAGGTTTATTTcagtttattacaaaacatatcCCTAGTGCTGATATAAACGTGATAGATGATATCGTTCTTACGTATGTGATTTCGATCCTGGAAGAAGCTTCGCAGGACCCGTGTTTCGATGTTGAAG GCTTCATAGAAATGATGTCAGCATACGTGCCACAGTTCGGTCATATCGATGCTGGACTGGTCTGCACGTGGGTCCTGGAGCTGGAGGCTGAGCTGAACCAGCGGGATGACACGGATTCGCTGTCAAACAATG ATGACTCTGCAAGCAGCGATAGGCTCAGCCTCACTCTGCAGAATCTCAGCGAGATGCTGCCTCCGATGACTAAGAACAGCAG CAGCCGATCTCACTCCAATTCGGAGTCGTCTGAGAGCGTGGAAGGCAACAGGCGCCCTCTGCTGGAGGAGGATGTGCACGCCGAGCAATGCAAGGCCCTCGCTGAGATGTTCCCCAATACTTGCGCTATGGAG ATCAAGCACTGCGTCTCAATCGGCCACGGTGACGTAGAGCGCGCTGCGGCTACTCTGCTGCACCGTCGTGAGCAAGGGCAGTCTCTGTCCGCCGCCGCGCTGCACTCCGCGGCACGCACCCCGCTCTGCGACGACAGCGAGCTCAAGAACAGGATCATTGCTCG ATATTCCTACGTGGACAAAAACGCTGACCAGAAAGAGCACAAGCCGCTCGCTCCTAAGATTGAGCCGAAGAAGATGGTTCGGTACAGGGACAATAAGATCGTCTCCCTTAAGGGGGAGAGGTACACCGAG GTACCCAAATCCGGTGTCGACGAGGAAAACTTGAAGAAGCCCAAAAAACATCACTGCCCTTAA
- the LOC118280313 gene encoding CUE domain-containing protein 2 isoform X4, with the protein MSAIAQQKVLVKEGLFQFITKHIPSADINVIDDIVLTYVISILEEASQDPCFDVEGFIEMMSAYVPQFGHIDAGLVCTWVLELEAELNQRDDTDSLSNNDDSASSDRLSLTLQNLSEMLPPMTKNSSRSHSNSESSESVEGNRRPLLEEDVHAEQCKALAEMFPNTCAMEIKHCVSIGHGDVERAAATLLHRREQGQSLSAAALHSAARTPLCDDSELKNRIIARYSYVDKNADQKEHKPLAPKIEPKKMVRYRDNKIVSLKGERYTEVPKSGVDEENLKKPKKHHCP; encoded by the exons ATGAGTGCTATAGCGCAACAAAAAGTCCTCGTCAAGGAAGGTTTATTTcagtttattacaaaacatatcCCTAGTGCTGATATAAACGTGATAGATGATATCGTTCTTACGTATGTGATTTCGATCCTGGAAGAAGCTTCGCAGGACCCGTGTTTCGATGTTGAAG GCTTCATAGAAATGATGTCAGCATACGTGCCACAGTTCGGTCATATCGATGCTGGACTGGTCTGCACGTGGGTCCTGGAGCTGGAGGCTGAGCTGAACCAGCGGGATGACACGGATTCGCTGTCAAACAATG ATGACTCTGCAAGCAGCGATAGGCTCAGCCTCACTCTGCAGAATCTCAGCGAGATGCTGCCTCCGATGACTAAGAACAGCAG CCGATCTCACTCCAATTCGGAGTCGTCTGAGAGCGTGGAAGGCAACAGGCGCCCTCTGCTGGAGGAGGATGTGCACGCCGAGCAATGCAAGGCCCTCGCTGAGATGTTCCCCAATACTTGCGCTATGGAG ATCAAGCACTGCGTCTCAATCGGCCACGGTGACGTAGAGCGCGCTGCGGCTACTCTGCTGCACCGTCGTGAGCAAGGGCAGTCTCTGTCCGCCGCCGCGCTGCACTCCGCGGCACGCACCCCGCTCTGCGACGACAGCGAGCTCAAGAACAGGATCATTGCTCG ATATTCCTACGTGGACAAAAACGCTGACCAGAAAGAGCACAAGCCGCTCGCTCCTAAGATTGAGCCGAAGAAGATGGTTCGGTACAGGGACAATAAGATCGTCTCCCTTAAGGGGGAGAGGTACACCGAG GTACCCAAATCCGGTGTCGACGAGGAAAACTTGAAGAAGCCCAAAAAACATCACTGCCCTTAA
- the LOC126912016 gene encoding uncharacterized protein LOC126912016: MMCYIIVRRIIIIKSYSTRSNKYQITRICVKIYVNRVNVISVFSLAYVFVHNRIARGTIIRKCSRVQTDYLYNRLHANRFACTDDYAVFTSCILLVYLINYCDFEVILNIHNCSCERAFLCVDFNCIVKMKVRDFNKQNISPLRSSTDFIELFKFNFNYYTSQFKFIDYNNNLVFFVFIFSFRLFMRLCSIRVTMAFLWWKENKVCETCVDAIVSGGALKCSFATNQRINGTVAKRHFSGPLRHFGFPIVLSKMICLPVILYRYYYNFIIVIIINVIPMLGVKFLRGSVIETPFLFNFYYRCYPVSGFCSCFKFDSCSCQLSFINVMRSVTL, from the coding sequence ATGATGTGTTATATAATCGTAcgtagaattataattataaaatcataCTCGACTCGTagtaataaatatcaaataacgCGAATATGTGTCAAAATTTACGTCAATCGCGTAAACGTAATTAGTGTATTTAGTCTCGCGTACGTTTTCGTGCATAATCGTATTGCACGCGGGACGATTATTCGTAAATGCAGTCGCGTGCAAACCGATTATTTGTATAACCGTTTGCACGCGAATCGGTTTGCGTGCACGGACGATTATGCGGTGTTTACGTCGTGTATTTTATtggtatatttaattaattattgtgatttCGAAGTAATTCTTAATATTCACAATTGTAGTTGCGAGCGTGCGTTCTTGTGCGTAGATTTTAATTGTATAGTCAAAATGAAAGTGCGtgattttaacaaacaaaacatttctcCGCTTAGATCCAGTACTGATTttatagaattatttaaatttaattttaattattatacgtcacaatttaaatttatagactataataataatttagtttttttcgtatttatttttagttttaggcTATTTATGCGGCTTTGCAGTATTAGAGTGACTATGGCATTTTTATGGTGGAAAGAAAACAAGGTTTGTGAAACGTGTGTCGATGCCATAGTGTCAGGCGGAGCCCTAAAATGTAGCTTCGCAACCAACCAAAGAATAAATGGCACAGTCGCAAAGCGGCATTTTAGCGGCCCGCTCCGCCATTTTGGTTTTccaatagttttaagtaaaatgatCTGTTTACCTGTGATTTTGTatcgttattattataattttattatcgtcattattataaatgtgattcCTATGCTAGGTGTAAAGTTTTTACGTGGATCTGTGATTGAAAcgccatttttgtttaatttttattatcgtTGTTACCCTGTAAGCGGTTTTTGtagttgttttaaatttgacaGTTGTAGCTGTCAGTTgtcatttattaatgtaatgcgAAGTGTAACCTTgtga
- the LOC118280313 gene encoding CUE domain-containing protein 2 isoform X2 translates to MSAIAQQKVLVKEGLFQFITKHIPSADINVIDDIVLTYVISILEEASQDPCFDVEGFIEMMSAYVPQFGHIDAGLVCTWVLELEAELNQRDDTDSLSNNDDSASSDRLSLTLQNLSEMLPPMTKNSSSRSHSNSESSESVEGNRRPLLEEDVHAEQCKALAEMFPNTCAMEIKHCVSIGHGDVERAAATLLHRREQGQSLSAAALHSAARTPLCDDSELKNRIIARYSYVDKNADQKEHKPLAPKIEPKKMVRYRDNKIVSLKGERYTEVPKSGVDEENLKKPKKHHCP, encoded by the exons GTTTATTTcagtttattacaaaacatatcCCTAGTGCTGATATAAACGTGATAGATGATATCGTTCTTACGTATGTGATTTCGATCCTGGAAGAAGCTTCGCAGGACCCGTGTTTCGATGTTGAAG GCTTCATAGAAATGATGTCAGCATACGTGCCACAGTTCGGTCATATCGATGCTGGACTGGTCTGCACGTGGGTCCTGGAGCTGGAGGCTGAGCTGAACCAGCGGGATGACACGGATTCGCTGTCAAACAATG ATGACTCTGCAAGCAGCGATAGGCTCAGCCTCACTCTGCAGAATCTCAGCGAGATGCTGCCTCCGATGACTAAGAACAGCAG CAGCCGATCTCACTCCAATTCGGAGTCGTCTGAGAGCGTGGAAGGCAACAGGCGCCCTCTGCTGGAGGAGGATGTGCACGCCGAGCAATGCAAGGCCCTCGCTGAGATGTTCCCCAATACTTGCGCTATGGAG ATCAAGCACTGCGTCTCAATCGGCCACGGTGACGTAGAGCGCGCTGCGGCTACTCTGCTGCACCGTCGTGAGCAAGGGCAGTCTCTGTCCGCCGCCGCGCTGCACTCCGCGGCACGCACCCCGCTCTGCGACGACAGCGAGCTCAAGAACAGGATCATTGCTCG ATATTCCTACGTGGACAAAAACGCTGACCAGAAAGAGCACAAGCCGCTCGCTCCTAAGATTGAGCCGAAGAAGATGGTTCGGTACAGGGACAATAAGATCGTCTCCCTTAAGGGGGAGAGGTACACCGAG GTACCCAAATCCGGTGTCGACGAGGAAAACTTGAAGAAGCCCAAAAAACATCACTGCCCTTAA
- the LOC118280357 gene encoding isocitrate dehydrogenase [NAD] subunit gamma, mitochondrial, which yields MALRLLSKLNVRPELRGVVNLSSAAAPATLSDFDVQHKTPVVRKQHLVPKAHYGGRHAVTMLPGGGIGPECMGYVRDIFKYIGAPVDFEVVDIDPNVDNDEDVQYAITTIKRNGVCLKGNIETKSEAAYVTSRNIALRNSLDLYAYVLHCKSFPGITTRHKDIDIHIIRQNTEGEYAMLEHESVQGVIESMKVVTASNSERVARFAFEFAKRNNRKKVTTVHKANIMKLSDGLFLETSRRLAKEYPDIEHNDMIIDNCCMQLVSKPHQFDVMLMTNLYGSIVSNVVCGILGGAGLHSGRNYGDHYAVFEPGTRNTGTAIAGKNIANPIAMINASVDMLEHLGHHFHADLIKAAVAKTINEDHIMTPDLGGTASSTDVVKAIIDNIDMCIKNKVSFH from the exons ATGGCTCTGAGATTACTGAGTAAATTGAATGTGCGGCCAGAGCTCCGTGGTGTCGTAAACCTTAGTTCTGCGGCGGCACCAGCAACGTTATCAGATTTCGATGTGCAACATAAAACTCCTGTGGTGAGAAAGCAGCACCTCGTCCCGAAGGCTCATTATGGGGGCCGTCACGCAGTCACCATGCTCCCAGGAGGAGGAATCGGTCCAGAGTGCATGGGCTACGTCAGAGACATTTTCAA ATACATCGGAGCTCCAGTAGACTTTGAGGTGGTGGACATTGATCCCAATGTGGACAATGATGAGGATGTACAGTATGCCATCACCACTATCAAGAGGAACGGTGTTTGTCTTAAG GGTAACATTGAGACCAAGAGTGAAGCTGCCTATGTGACGTCCCGTAACATTGCACTCCGCAACTCTCTGGACCTGTATGCATACGTGCTGCACTGCAAGTCCTTCCCAGGAATCACCACCAGGCACAAGGATATTGATATCCATATTATCAg ACAGAACACGGAAGGTGAGTATGCCATGCTGGAGCACGAGTCGGTGCAGGGCGTGATCGAGTCCATGAAGGTGGTGACCGCCAGCAACTCCGAGAGGGTGGCGAGGTTCGCGTTCGAGTTTGCCAAGAGGAACAATAGGAAGAAG GTGACAACGGTCCACAAGGCTAACATCATGAAGCTGTCGGACGGCCTGTTCCTGGAGACGTCGCGCCGCCTCGCCAAGGAGTATCCGGACATTGAGCACAACGACATGATCATCGACAACTGCTGCATGCAGCTCGTCTCCAA GCCCCACCAGTTCGACGTGATGCTGATGACCAACCTGTACGGGTCTATAGTGTCCAACGTGGTCTGCGGCATCCTCGGCGGCGCCGGGCTCCACTCGGGCAGGAACTACGGCGACCACTACGCAGTCTTCGAACCTGGCACTAGGAACACTG GTACCGCCATAGCCGGCAAGAACATAGCTAACCCGATAGCAATGATCAACGCGTCAGTAGACATGCTGGAACACCTCGGCCACCACTTCCACGCTGACCTGATCAAGGCGGCCGTCGCGAAGACTATCAACGAAGACCACATCATGACTCCGGACCTTGGAGGGACCGCCTCGTCGACGGACGTGGTGAAAGCTATCATCG ataaCATCGACATGTGTATAAAGAACAAGGTTTCGTTCCATTGA